One region of Arthrobacter sp. StoSoilB22 genomic DNA includes:
- the atpD gene encoding F0F1 ATP synthase subunit beta — protein sequence MTATATEHVATAGATGRIARVIGPVVDVEFPADAIPSIYNALTTEITLNGQTKTITFETSQHLGDNLVRAISLQATDGLVRGTTVRDSGSPISVPVGDGVKGHIFNVLGKPLDVEESEIKADAYWPIHRKAPSFASLEGSTEMLETGIKVIDLLTPYIKGGKIGLFGGAGVGKTVLIQEMITRVARNFGGTSVFAGVGERTREGNDLWVEMEEAGVLKDTALVFGQMDEPPGTRLRVALSALTMAEYFRDVQNQDVLLFIDNIFRFTQAGSEVSTLLGRMPSAVGYQPNLADEMGLLQERITSTKGHSITSMQAIYVPADDYTDPAPATTFAHLDATTELSREIASRGLYPAVDPLTSTSRILDPQYIGKDHYNTAVRVKQILQKNKELQDIIAILGVDELSEEDKIVVSRARRIQQFLSQNTYTAKQFTGVEGSTVSIKDTVEGFTAICDGELDHIAEQAFFNVGGLDDVERQWAKIQEQTK from the coding sequence ATGACTGCCACTGCTACCGAACACGTAGCTACGGCCGGTGCCACCGGCCGCATTGCCCGTGTTATTGGTCCGGTTGTCGACGTCGAATTCCCGGCTGACGCAATCCCCTCGATTTACAACGCTCTGACCACTGAGATCACTCTCAACGGCCAGACGAAAACCATCACGTTCGAGACCTCCCAGCACTTGGGTGACAACCTCGTTCGCGCCATCTCCCTGCAGGCAACCGACGGCCTGGTCCGCGGTACCACCGTGCGGGACTCCGGCTCTCCCATCTCCGTGCCCGTCGGCGACGGCGTCAAGGGCCACATCTTCAACGTTCTCGGCAAGCCGCTGGACGTCGAAGAGTCCGAGATCAAGGCAGACGCCTACTGGCCGATCCACCGCAAGGCTCCGTCCTTCGCGTCCCTCGAGGGCTCCACGGAGATGCTCGAGACCGGCATCAAGGTCATCGACCTTCTCACCCCGTACATCAAGGGTGGAAAGATCGGCCTGTTCGGCGGCGCCGGCGTTGGCAAGACCGTTCTGATCCAGGAAATGATCACCCGTGTTGCCCGCAACTTCGGTGGTACCTCGGTATTCGCCGGTGTTGGTGAGCGTACCCGTGAAGGAAACGACCTCTGGGTTGAAATGGAAGAGGCAGGCGTTCTTAAGGACACCGCCCTTGTTTTCGGCCAGATGGATGAGCCGCCGGGAACGCGCCTTCGCGTGGCTCTGTCTGCTCTGACCATGGCGGAGTACTTCCGCGATGTTCAGAACCAGGACGTGTTGCTCTTCATCGACAACATCTTCCGCTTCACGCAGGCAGGTTCGGAAGTCTCCACGCTGCTCGGCCGTATGCCGTCCGCTGTGGGCTACCAGCCCAACCTTGCTGACGAGATGGGTCTGCTCCAGGAGCGCATTACCTCCACCAAGGGTCACTCCATCACGTCGATGCAGGCCATTTACGTGCCGGCTGACGACTACACCGACCCGGCTCCGGCAACGACCTTCGCACACCTGGACGCGACCACGGAACTTTCCCGTGAAATCGCCTCCCGTGGTTTGTACCCGGCCGTTGATCCGCTGACGTCCACCTCCCGTATTCTGGATCCCCAGTACATCGGCAAGGATCACTACAACACGGCTGTCCGTGTAAAGCAGATCCTGCAGAAGAACAAGGAACTTCAGGACATCATCGCCATCCTCGGTGTTGATGAACTGTCTGAAGAGGACAAGATCGTCGTGTCCCGTGCACGTCGTATCCAGCAGTTCCTCTCCCAGAACACCTACACCGCCAAGCAGTTCACCGGCGTCGAAGGCTCCACCGTGTCCATCAAGGACACCGTGGAAGGCTTCACGGCTATCTGCGACGGCGAGCTTGACCACATCGCAGAGCAGGCGTTCTTCAACGTCGGCGGCCTGGATGACGTCGAGCGTCAGTGGGCCAAGATCCAGGAACAGACCAAGTAG
- a CDS encoding F0F1 ATP synthase subunit gamma, producing the protein MGAQIRVYRQKISSTTSMRKIFKAMELIATSRIGKARARVAASLPYANAITRAVSAVATQSEIDHPLTTEPEQIRRAAVLIITSDRGLAGSYSASVLKQAEGLTELLHAEGKEVKAYLVGRKAQAYFDFRNRSYARVWTGGTDAPEFETAQEVGAALLEDFSTDFEEGGVDEIHVVYTRFKSMVTQEPTVIRLLPLEVVEEEAASESELLPLYEFEPETEQVLDALLPRYIESRIFAAMLQAAASELAARQRAMKSAGDNATDLIKKYTRLRNTARQAEITQELSEIVAGADALAS; encoded by the coding sequence ATGGGAGCCCAGATTCGGGTCTACCGTCAGAAGATCAGCTCGACGACGTCGATGCGCAAGATCTTCAAGGCGATGGAACTGATCGCTACCTCGCGCATCGGTAAGGCCCGCGCCCGCGTAGCAGCTTCACTGCCTTACGCGAACGCGATTACCCGCGCCGTTTCTGCTGTCGCAACTCAGAGCGAAATCGACCACCCGCTGACCACCGAGCCGGAGCAGATCCGCCGCGCCGCAGTCCTGATCATTACATCGGACCGCGGTCTTGCAGGATCCTACTCCGCAAGTGTGCTCAAGCAGGCTGAAGGTCTCACCGAGCTTCTTCACGCAGAAGGCAAGGAAGTCAAGGCGTACCTGGTTGGCCGCAAGGCGCAGGCGTACTTCGATTTCCGCAACCGGTCCTACGCCCGCGTATGGACCGGTGGCACGGACGCACCGGAATTCGAAACCGCGCAGGAAGTCGGAGCTGCACTTCTTGAAGACTTCTCCACCGACTTCGAAGAGGGCGGCGTGGACGAGATCCACGTTGTGTACACCCGCTTCAAGTCCATGGTGACGCAGGAGCCGACGGTCATCCGTTTGCTTCCGCTGGAGGTCGTAGAGGAGGAAGCAGCCTCGGAATCCGAGCTGTTGCCGTTGTACGAGTTTGAACCGGAAACAGAGCAGGTGCTTGACGCACTGCTTCCGCGTTACATCGAGTCCCGCATTTTCGCAGCCATGCTGCAGGCCGCAGCTTCCGAGCTCGCAGCCCGCCAGCGCGCTATGAAGTCGGCCGGTGACAACGCTACGGATTTGATCAAGAAGTACACGCGCCTTCGCAACACGGCCCGCCAGGCCGAGATTACGCAGGAGCTTTCCGAAATCGTGGCCGGCGCAGACGCCCTCGCGTCCTAG
- the atpA gene encoding F0F1 ATP synthase subunit alpha — translation MAELTINADDVRNALNEFAASYEPGNAERVEVGRVTTASDGIARVEGLPSVMANELLRFEDGTLGLAQNLDVREIGVIILGDFTGIEEGQEVHRTGEILSVPVGDAFLGRVVDPLGQPIDDLGEIKAEATRALELQAPGVTERKSVHEPMQTGLKAIDAMIPIGRGQRQLIIGDRQTGKTAIAVDTIINQKANWASGDVTKQVRCVYVGVGQKASTIAAVRQTLEDHGALEYTTIVASPASDPAGFKYLAPYAGSAIGQHWMYGGKHVLVIFDDLSKQAEAYRAVSLLLRRPPGREAYPGDVFYLHSRLLERCAKLSDELGAGSMTGLPIVETKANDVSAYIPTNVISITDGQIFLQSDLFNANQRPAVDVGVSVSRVGGAAQVKSMKKVSGTLKLDLAQYRDMQAFAMFASDLDAASRQQLTRGARLMELLKQGQYSPFPVENQVVSIWAGTNGYLDDVPVEDISRFESEFLEHLTHKSSILTTLAQTNVLDDDTAAALKEAIVSFKKGFFGEGDNHLVGAGHEEHAAISGGDVDQEKIVKQKR, via the coding sequence ATGGCCGAATTGACCATCAACGCCGACGACGTCCGTAATGCGTTGAACGAGTTCGCGGCGTCCTACGAACCCGGAAACGCAGAGCGCGTAGAGGTTGGTCGTGTGACCACCGCAAGTGACGGCATCGCCCGTGTTGAGGGTCTTCCCTCGGTCATGGCGAACGAGCTGCTTCGCTTCGAAGATGGCACGCTGGGCCTGGCCCAGAACCTTGACGTCCGCGAGATCGGTGTCATTATCCTCGGTGACTTCACCGGTATTGAAGAAGGCCAGGAAGTTCACCGTACCGGTGAGATCCTGTCCGTTCCCGTTGGCGACGCCTTCCTGGGTCGCGTTGTCGACCCCCTGGGCCAGCCCATCGATGACCTCGGCGAGATCAAGGCCGAGGCCACCCGTGCACTGGAACTTCAGGCTCCGGGCGTTACCGAACGCAAGTCGGTTCACGAACCGATGCAGACCGGCCTCAAGGCTATCGATGCCATGATCCCGATCGGCCGTGGCCAGCGTCAGCTGATCATCGGTGACCGCCAGACCGGCAAGACCGCCATCGCCGTGGACACCATCATCAACCAGAAGGCCAACTGGGCTTCGGGAGATGTCACCAAGCAGGTACGTTGCGTCTATGTTGGTGTTGGCCAGAAGGCTTCCACCATCGCAGCCGTTCGTCAGACCCTCGAGGATCACGGCGCACTGGAGTACACCACCATCGTGGCGTCCCCGGCATCTGACCCCGCCGGCTTCAAGTACTTGGCACCGTATGCAGGTTCGGCCATCGGCCAGCACTGGATGTACGGCGGCAAGCACGTTCTGGTGATCTTCGATGACCTGTCCAAGCAGGCCGAAGCCTACCGCGCCGTATCCCTGCTGCTGCGTCGTCCGCCGGGACGCGAAGCATACCCGGGTGACGTTTTCTACTTGCACTCCCGTCTGCTGGAGCGTTGTGCCAAGCTCTCCGACGAGCTCGGTGCAGGTTCCATGACCGGTCTGCCGATCGTCGAGACCAAGGCAAATGACGTTTCTGCCTACATCCCGACCAACGTGATCTCCATTACCGATGGCCAGATCTTCCTCCAGTCGGACCTCTTCAACGCCAACCAGCGTCCCGCTGTTGACGTTGGTGTGTCCGTCTCCCGCGTTGGTGGCGCTGCACAGGTCAAGTCCATGAAGAAGGTCTCCGGTACCTTGAAGCTGGACCTGGCTCAGTACCGCGACATGCAGGCATTCGCTATGTTCGCCTCTGACCTGGATGCTGCTTCCCGTCAGCAGCTGACCCGTGGTGCACGCCTGATGGAACTGCTGAAGCAGGGCCAGTACTCACCGTTCCCGGTTGAGAACCAGGTTGTGTCCATCTGGGCCGGTACCAACGGTTACCTGGACGACGTTCCGGTTGAGGACATCAGCCGCTTCGAGTCCGAGTTCCTGGAGCACCTCACGCACAAGTCCTCCATCCTGACCACGCTGGCTCAGACCAACGTCCTGGATGACGACACCGCTGCAGCCTTGAAGGAAGCCATTGTTTCCTTCAAGAAGGGCTTCTTCGGCGAAGGCGACAACCACCTGGTTGGCGCTGGCCACGAAGAGCACGCAGCGATCTCCGGCGGCGACGTCGACCAGGAAAAGATCGTCAAGCAGAAGCGCTAG
- a CDS encoding F0F1 ATP synthase subunit delta, whose translation MAGISSESLTTALAQLEAKLPFASLQLAKDLFGILGTVDSSAGLRRALTDPSRSGDEKSALVKQLVGGKVSADAAEIAGGLASSRWASARDIGDALETLAATVVIAVAENKSAVSASGITGLEELENDLFAFNQAVASSHEVQRALSEPQASPAAKIALAEKLVPGSSEEAKVLISQAVTQPRGVKPSKLVESFAKLAAKRQQRWIATVSVTRPLTETQASRLQAGLDALYGRELKVNVNVDPALIGGIRVQVGDEVLDASVIARLTELRRQLAG comes from the coding sequence ATGGCAGGTATATCGAGCGAATCGCTGACCACAGCGCTGGCGCAGCTGGAAGCCAAGCTTCCCTTCGCCTCGCTGCAGTTGGCTAAGGACCTCTTCGGAATCCTGGGAACGGTGGACAGCTCGGCTGGCTTGCGCCGCGCCCTGACTGACCCGTCCCGTTCCGGTGACGAGAAGTCGGCGCTGGTCAAGCAGCTGGTTGGCGGAAAAGTCTCCGCTGATGCTGCTGAGATTGCAGGCGGATTGGCCAGCTCGCGCTGGGCATCGGCACGCGATATCGGCGATGCACTCGAGACGCTTGCCGCCACGGTTGTCATTGCCGTAGCTGAAAACAAGTCGGCCGTTTCTGCCTCCGGTATCACGGGGCTGGAAGAGCTGGAAAACGACCTGTTTGCCTTCAACCAGGCCGTCGCCTCCAGCCACGAAGTACAACGTGCTCTGTCTGAGCCGCAGGCATCACCAGCGGCGAAGATTGCATTGGCCGAGAAACTTGTTCCTGGCAGCAGCGAGGAAGCAAAAGTTCTCATCAGCCAGGCAGTTACGCAGCCGCGTGGTGTCAAGCCGAGCAAGCTCGTCGAGTCATTCGCCAAGCTTGCAGCCAAACGTCAGCAGCGCTGGATTGCAACTGTCAGCGTTACCCGTCCGTTGACGGAAACGCAGGCCAGCCGTCTGCAGGCCGGGCTGGATGCCCTGTACGGCCGCGAACTGAAGGTCAACGTCAATGTTGATCCCGCACTGATCGGTGGAATCCGCGTGCAGGTGGGTGACGAAGTGCTCGACGCTTCGGTTATCGCCCGCCTGACCGAACTCCGCCGCCAGCTCGCTGGCTAG
- a CDS encoding F0F1 ATP synthase subunit B, which yields MNQLIISAATEGAAEANPLVPNVWEMGVVLVGFAVLMYIVVKFVVPMFEKTFAERAEAIEGGIAKAEAAQAEASAALEEYKQQLTDARAEANRIREEARAEGAQILADLKAKAAAESARITEQAHAAIESERQAAVVSLRSEVGTLATTLAGRIVGEALTDDQRAARVVDRFLADLETQSAGAAK from the coding sequence ATGAATCAGCTGATCATCTCAGCCGCCACTGAAGGCGCTGCGGAGGCTAATCCGCTCGTTCCCAACGTCTGGGAAATGGGCGTAGTCCTCGTGGGCTTTGCGGTCCTCATGTACATCGTGGTCAAGTTTGTTGTCCCGATGTTCGAGAAGACTTTCGCAGAGCGCGCTGAAGCAATCGAAGGTGGCATTGCAAAGGCCGAAGCGGCCCAGGCGGAAGCTTCTGCAGCTCTTGAAGAGTACAAGCAGCAGCTCACCGACGCCCGTGCCGAAGCCAACCGCATCCGCGAAGAAGCACGCGCCGAAGGCGCCCAGATCCTCGCGGACCTGAAGGCAAAGGCTGCGGCAGAATCTGCACGCATCACTGAGCAGGCACATGCTGCCATCGAGTCGGAGCGCCAGGCAGCTGTTGTCTCGCTTCGTTCGGAGGTTGGCACATTGGCCACCACGCTGGCCGGCCGCATCGTTGGGGAAGCACTCACCGACGATCAGCGTGCCGCGCGCGTTGTGGACCGCTTCCTGGCAGATCTGGAGACCCAGAGCGCAGGTGCAGCTAAGTAA
- the atpE gene encoding ATP synthase F0 subunit C, with amino-acid sequence MEGTINGSLNLIGYGLSAIGGGIGVGLVFAAYINGVARQPEAQRVLQPIAFLGLALTEALAILGLVFAFVLS; translated from the coding sequence ATGGAAGGCACCATCAACGGCTCCCTCAACCTCATCGGCTACGGTCTCTCGGCCATCGGCGGTGGTATCGGTGTGGGTCTCGTGTTCGCCGCTTACATCAACGGTGTTGCACGTCAGCCGGAAGCTCAGCGTGTGCTGCAGCCGATCGCGTTCCTTGGTCTGGCTCTGACTGAAGCTCTCGCCATCCTCGGCCTGGTCTTCGCTTTCGTTCTTTCCTAG
- the atpB gene encoding F0F1 ATP synthase subunit A has protein sequence MIALALPAQDSGSFTPPGIDEMHLPAILPWGAHDGFSKQMLLVILSVVIIATFFILAARKQQLVPGKLQFAGEMAYGFVRNSIAKDIIGGKDFIKYVPLLFSLFFFILVNNIYGAIPLIQLPSFSHVGGAYVMAGIVYVTWIAIGIKKNGLKYFKLATVPSGVPWYILPIVVPIEIISNFLVRPVTHSLRLFATMLAGHLIVMLAGSGIEFLVMQENVLLKGASVLVLVGAVAMYMLEALIMALQAYVFTLLTAIYIEGALHADSH, from the coding sequence TTGATCGCGCTTGCGCTCCCCGCCCAGGATTCGGGGTCATTCACCCCACCCGGAATCGACGAAATGCACCTGCCGGCAATCCTGCCTTGGGGTGCGCACGATGGCTTCTCCAAGCAGATGTTGCTGGTGATCCTTTCGGTCGTCATTATCGCTACATTCTTCATCCTCGCTGCACGTAAGCAGCAGCTGGTACCCGGCAAGCTGCAGTTCGCAGGCGAGATGGCGTACGGCTTCGTGCGCAACAGCATCGCCAAGGACATCATCGGCGGCAAGGACTTCATCAAGTACGTCCCGCTGCTGTTCAGCTTGTTCTTCTTCATCCTGGTGAACAACATCTATGGCGCCATCCCGCTGATCCAGCTCCCGAGCTTCTCGCATGTAGGCGGCGCCTACGTCATGGCCGGCATCGTATATGTCACCTGGATCGCCATCGGCATCAAGAAGAACGGCCTGAAGTACTTCAAGCTCGCCACCGTTCCCTCCGGTGTTCCGTGGTACATCCTTCCGATCGTCGTACCGATCGAAATCATCTCCAACTTCCTGGTCCGCCCGGTCACGCACAGCCTCCGTCTGTTTGCGACCATGCTGGCAGGCCACTTGATCGTCATGCTCGCCGGTTCCGGCATCGAGTTCCTTGTTATGCAGGAGAACGTCCTGCTCAAGGGCGCATCGGTACTGGTGCTGGTAGGCGCCGTGGCCATGTACATGCTCGAAGCACTGATCATGGCCCTGCAGGCTTACGTGTTCACACTGTTGACCGCGATCTACATCGAAGGCGCCCTGCACGCCGACAGCCACTAG
- a CDS encoding MraY family glycosyltransferase has protein sequence MIMYMLMALTAAVVAYAGTWGARVLGNKLRLYQPIRSRDMHSALISKLGGLGIFVGFFVALVVASNSFFVKDIFRHNDAPWGILAGAVVIVAVGVADDILDIRWWIKLLGQAAAALIVAIWGVRMSVVPFIPEPIVLESEVVQIALTAGLIVTTMNAVNFIDGLDGLAAGVAIIGGGAFFLTAYWVHRNNPSTDNSDLATLLMAILVGSCIGFLPHNWFPAKIFMGDSGAMLIGLLMASAGVVATGQISSGLYDRANGIPTIVPILLPFAVLSLPLLDLGMAVVRRTARGQSPWSADRGHLHHKLVDLGYSHRSAVVMLYVWTSILAFGGVAFAVFPWQIVLIVLVAAALVMAAVTAWPYFTRNSTRPGE, from the coding sequence ATGATCATGTACATGCTGATGGCCCTGACGGCGGCCGTTGTAGCGTACGCCGGGACGTGGGGTGCCCGCGTGCTGGGAAACAAGCTGCGGTTGTATCAGCCCATCCGTAGCCGTGACATGCACTCGGCGCTGATCTCAAAACTCGGTGGACTGGGCATCTTTGTCGGATTCTTCGTCGCCCTGGTGGTGGCGAGCAATTCCTTCTTCGTTAAGGACATCTTCAGACACAACGATGCACCTTGGGGGATCCTGGCGGGTGCCGTGGTGATCGTCGCTGTGGGGGTGGCGGATGACATCCTTGACATCCGTTGGTGGATCAAACTGCTGGGCCAGGCTGCAGCTGCGTTGATCGTGGCCATCTGGGGCGTGCGGATGTCTGTGGTTCCCTTCATCCCGGAACCGATTGTCCTTGAGTCCGAGGTAGTTCAGATTGCGCTGACCGCAGGGCTAATTGTTACCACCATGAATGCAGTCAATTTCATTGATGGACTGGACGGATTGGCCGCCGGCGTCGCCATCATCGGTGGCGGAGCCTTCTTCCTTACCGCCTACTGGGTTCACCGTAACAATCCGTCCACGGACAACTCGGACCTCGCGACACTCCTGATGGCCATCCTGGTTGGCAGCTGCATCGGATTCCTGCCGCACAATTGGTTCCCCGCCAAAATCTTCATGGGAGATTCCGGGGCGATGCTCATTGGCTTGCTCATGGCTTCGGCCGGCGTCGTGGCCACCGGGCAGATCAGCTCCGGTCTCTACGACCGCGCCAACGGTATCCCCACAATTGTTCCCATCTTGCTGCCCTTTGCCGTGCTTTCCCTGCCCCTTCTTGATTTGGGGATGGCCGTTGTCCGAAGAACAGCCAGAGGCCAGTCACCGTGGTCCGCTGACCGCGGGCACCTTCATCACAAGTTGGTGGACCTTGGGTACTCGCACCGCAGCGCCGTCGTCATGCTTTATGTTTGGACGAGCATTCTTGCCTTTGGCGGCGTCGCCTTTGCGGTGTTCCCATGGCAGATCGTGCTCATTGTCCTCGTAGCGGCAGCGCTGGTCATGGCTGCCGTGACGGCGTGGCCCTACTTCACCCGGAACTCGACGCGTCCGGGGGAGTAG
- a CDS encoding glycosyltransferase, translated as MTSHPVVVAVVVTYNRRELLQTTLDGIAAGTQVPDAVVIVDNASTDETAEFLQQYHGALTTDVVTLNTNVGGAGGFVVGMERAVLDHGADHVWIMDDDTEPQPNALREALDLSESYLRETGEAPAFIASRVVWTDGRDHPMNRMRPRMGASENARTAAARLGATQIRSASFVSVLIRAEEIRQHGLPIADYFIWNDDLEYTARISRRGTALTTNASVANHHTKVFGDAGADPGARFYYEVRNKLWVYTRSNALAPWEKVLFTGASLRNWTRTIAASPNRKVLLAGLLKGLRHSLKVPRSNAQVLNGIYALRNVQEPVR; from the coding sequence ATGACGTCCCACCCTGTCGTGGTCGCTGTTGTAGTGACCTATAACCGGCGTGAACTTCTCCAGACCACCTTGGACGGCATTGCTGCAGGTACACAGGTACCGGACGCCGTCGTGATCGTGGACAACGCCTCCACGGATGAAACCGCTGAGTTCCTCCAGCAGTACCACGGCGCATTGACCACTGATGTGGTCACCTTGAACACCAACGTGGGCGGTGCCGGGGGTTTCGTCGTCGGCATGGAACGGGCTGTACTCGACCACGGGGCGGATCACGTGTGGATCATGGACGACGACACCGAACCTCAGCCGAACGCCCTGCGCGAGGCGTTGGACCTCTCCGAGTCCTACCTTCGGGAAACCGGAGAGGCACCGGCGTTCATCGCCAGCCGTGTGGTGTGGACTGATGGCCGCGACCACCCGATGAACCGCATGCGGCCGCGTATGGGGGCAAGCGAGAACGCGCGCACCGCTGCTGCCAGGCTGGGTGCCACCCAAATCCGCAGTGCTTCCTTCGTGTCGGTGCTGATTCGTGCTGAGGAAATCAGACAGCACGGCCTGCCCATCGCGGACTACTTCATCTGGAATGACGATCTGGAGTACACCGCCAGGATTTCTCGTAGAGGGACCGCGCTGACTACCAACGCATCAGTGGCCAATCACCATACGAAGGTCTTTGGCGACGCCGGAGCGGATCCTGGCGCGCGCTTCTACTATGAAGTGCGAAACAAGCTCTGGGTTTACACTCGATCGAACGCCTTGGCACCGTGGGAAAAGGTTCTTTTTACGGGTGCTTCATTGCGCAACTGGACCCGCACGATTGCCGCCTCGCCGAATCGTAAGGTGCTGTTGGCCGGGCTTCTCAAGGGCCTGCGCCACAGCCTGAAAGTCCCGCGATCCAATGCTCAGGTACTGAACGGGATCTACGCGCTGCGTAACGTCCAAGAGCCTGTCAGGTAG
- a CDS encoding WecB/TagA/CpsF family glycosyltransferase produces the protein MIPERQRVPVLDVDATPMRVNEVIDAMGSLISAGSTATVLGHNLHSITLLHSRPDVRSLYEGSSIVLLDGAPVAMLWGLAHKRQLQPLGEGTMAYRLGSMDWIPELGKVKGLERVAVVGAGRAANTTAVARLRAIVPGATVDGMPGEGWDSTLEDAVVDWLTDFRPQLVLLGLGMPLQEAVLHRRLAHLPAAVYCAVGGAIEQVAGIQKLAPRWLGRLGLEWAWRLVLHPGRVAYRVFVEPWKLAGLLIGRRFRPSKTKGK, from the coding sequence ATGATTCCGGAGCGTCAACGCGTCCCCGTCCTTGACGTCGACGCCACGCCGATGCGCGTCAATGAGGTTATAGACGCAATGGGCAGTCTCATTTCAGCCGGATCAACCGCTACCGTTCTTGGCCACAATCTGCACAGCATCACGTTGCTTCATTCGCGCCCGGATGTCCGTTCTTTGTATGAGGGCAGCTCGATCGTCCTCTTGGATGGTGCTCCCGTCGCGATGCTCTGGGGGCTAGCCCACAAGCGTCAACTCCAGCCCTTGGGTGAGGGAACCATGGCATACCGGCTGGGTTCCATGGATTGGATCCCGGAGCTTGGAAAGGTCAAGGGGCTGGAGCGCGTGGCCGTAGTAGGCGCGGGACGCGCGGCCAATACGACGGCGGTCGCCCGGCTGCGCGCTATCGTCCCCGGTGCAACAGTGGACGGAATGCCCGGTGAGGGGTGGGACAGCACCCTGGAAGATGCGGTGGTGGACTGGCTGACGGACTTCCGTCCGCAGTTGGTCCTGTTGGGACTCGGGATGCCCCTTCAGGAGGCTGTCCTTCACCGCAGGCTCGCCCATCTGCCGGCTGCCGTTTATTGCGCCGTCGGCGGCGCCATTGAGCAGGTTGCGGGCATCCAGAAACTGGCGCCGCGGTGGCTTGGTCGCCTAGGACTCGAGTGGGCCTGGCGGCTGGTCCTTCACCCGGGCCGCGTGGCTTACAGAGTTTTTGTTGAACCTTGGAAGCTGGCTGGCCTGCTGATCGGGCGCCGTTTCCGACCATCCAAGACCAAAGGCAAGTAA
- a CDS encoding L-threonylcarbamoyladenylate synthase: protein MTTTYNCTSDDQRSEGLQHAQRAISEKKCVVLPTDTVYGIAADAFSPLAVTMLLASKGRSRQMPPPVLIPRVNALDGLATDVPADARALAQAFWPGGLTLILHAQPSLDWDLGETKGTVALRMPDDQIALELLGLTGPLAVSSANRTGQEAAQTASEARLQLAESVEVYLEGGFRPVKGTAALPSTIVDATSTPFRVVRQGAIELERLREIVPSILGVGETIPAAPPASDDTATEEPVVEATPGEETAVEETPVEETAADAVVVEESTHETAKPEASNEAKSE from the coding sequence GTGACCACAACCTATAACTGCACTTCCGATGACCAGCGTTCTGAAGGGCTTCAGCATGCCCAGCGCGCCATCAGCGAGAAGAAGTGCGTCGTGCTGCCAACAGACACCGTCTACGGTATTGCCGCAGATGCTTTCTCGCCGTTGGCCGTGACCATGTTGTTGGCCTCCAAAGGGCGCAGCCGTCAAATGCCTCCTCCGGTCCTGATTCCACGGGTCAACGCCCTGGACGGACTGGCCACCGACGTACCAGCCGATGCCCGGGCGCTGGCCCAAGCCTTCTGGCCCGGTGGGTTGACGCTGATCCTTCATGCCCAGCCGTCCTTGGACTGGGACCTCGGCGAGACCAAGGGCACCGTTGCCCTGAGGATGCCCGACGACCAGATCGCCCTGGAACTCCTGGGGCTCACGGGCCCCTTGGCTGTTTCCTCCGCCAACCGGACGGGCCAGGAAGCGGCACAGACAGCCTCGGAAGCGCGACTCCAACTGGCGGAGTCCGTTGAGGTCTACCTCGAAGGCGGCTTCCGTCCGGTCAAGGGAACTGCTGCCTTGCCCTCGACGATTGTGGACGCCACGTCCACTCCGTTCCGGGTGGTGCGCCAAGGAGCGATTGAGCTGGAACGGCTTCGCGAGATCGTTCCGTCCATCCTGGGTGTTGGTGAAACCATTCCTGCTGCGCCGCCGGCTTCTGATGACACGGCAACCGAAGAACCTGTAGTTGAAGCGACCCCAGGTGAAGAGACCGCAGTTGAAGAGACCCCAGTTGAAGAAACTGCAGCCGACGCCGTCGTCGTCGAGGAGTCAACCCATGAGACTGCAAAGCCGGAGGCCTCCAACGAAGCCAAGTCCGAATGA